A portion of the Scleropages formosus chromosome 15, fSclFor1.1, whole genome shotgun sequence genome contains these proteins:
- the nkx2.1 gene encoding homeobox protein Nkx-2.1 yields MSMSPKHTTPFSVSDILSPLEESYKKVSMEGNNLGTSLSSYRQPQVSQAAMQQHHMGHNGTVSATYHMSAAGVSQLSHTAMGGYCNGNLGNMSELPPYQDSMRGSSTTTGWYGANPDPRFSSISRFMGSSSGMNMGSMGSLSSLAEVGKGMGPLSSTPRRKRRVLFSQAQVYELERRFKQQKYLSAPEREHLASMIHLTPTQVKIWFQNHRYKMKRQAKDKVSQQQMQQESGSCQQQQQQQQQQQQSPRRVAVPVLVKDGKPCQAGTHTPTNTIQGHHHHHHHHHQAGNVMIVSSNSSAMSQHQTPQVGSAGHSPDLVQHSSSSPSLQSQVSGLSHLSSSGSEYGGALPCSALLYGRTW; encoded by the exons ATGTCGATGAGCCCCAAGCATACGACTCCTTTTTCTGTCTCTGATATCTTGAGTCCCCTCGAGGAGAGCTACAAGAAAGTAAGTATGGAGGGTAACAACCTGGGGACGTCCCTCTCCTCGTACCGGCAGCCGCAGGTTTCCCAGGCGGCCATGCAGCAGCATCATATGGGCCACAACGGGACGGTGTCTGCCACGTACCACATGAGCGCAGCTGGGGTGTCTCAGCTGTCACACACCGCCATGGGGGGGTACTGTAACGGCAACCTGGGCAACATGAGCGAGCTTCCGCCCTACCAGGACAGCATGAGGGGCAGCAGCACGACCACCGGCTGGTACGGGGCCAACCCAGACCCCCGCTTCTCCTCAA TCTCCCGCTTCATGGGCTCGTCATCGGGGATGAACATGGGCAGCATGGGCAGTCTGAGCTCTCTGGCCGAGGTGGGCAAGGGCATGGGACCCCTGTCCAGCACCCCGCGGAGGAAGAGACGAGTCCTGTTCTCCCAGGCTCAGGTGTACGAGCTGGAGCGGCGCTTCAAGCAGCAGAAATACCTGTCCGCGCCGGAACGGGAGCACCTGGCCAGCATGATCCACCTGACACCCACCCAGGTGAagatctggttccagaaccaTCGGTACAAAATGAAGAGGCAGGCCAAGGACAAGGTGTCTCAGCAGCAAATGCAGCAGGAGTCCGGCTCttgtcagcagcagcaacagcagcagcagcagcagcagcagtcgcCTCGACGGGTCGCCGTACCCGTGCTGGTAAAAGACGGCAAGCCGTGCCAGGCGGGCACCCACACCCCCACCAACACCATACAgggccaccaccaccaccaccaccaccaccaccaggcaGGCAACGTCATGATCGTGTCCAGCAACAGCTCGGCTATGAGCCAACACCAGACACCTCAAGTGGGAAGTGCGGGACACTCTCCAGATTTAGTGCAGCACTCGAGCAGCTCCCCCTCCCTGCAGAGCCAGGTGTCGGGCCTTTCGCACCTGAGCTCCTCCGGCTCTGAGTACGGAGGCGCCCTGCCCTGCTCTGCCCTGCTGTACGGCAGGACGtggtga